From Candidatus Bathyarchaeia archaeon:
GGCGGAATAATAGTCGGGCTTATAGCGGGCCTGTCAGATTTCTTCGGGGTTTTTGGCTCAGGCATTGGAATTCTCCTCTCGGTAGGCATCATTTATCAGTACTATGAAATTCTGGTGAGAGAAAGGGCGGTTGAGATGTACCCCGCCTTTAGAAAGATCCTTGGAGGCTAGATGGAGGGCGGTGGAATGGTGCCCAACACCCCACCTGGCTCAACGCTTTTCTTCTTCCTCCTTGCAGCCACCATATCCTTCCTAATGACTCTTGCAAACCGCTTATTCACAGACCCTGAAAAGCTAAAGGCTTGGAGGAAAGAAATCGCGGAATATTATCAACAGTTGAGGGAGGCTCAAAAAAGCGGGGACAAGAAGCAAATGGAAAAGCTCATGAAAAGACAGCAATACATTTTACAGCTTAATGCCAAAATCTCTTGGCAATCAACAAAAGTGACCCTCCTATTCTTCATTCCAATCATAATCATCTGGTCGTTCTTGGGGAGGATGACCTGGGAACCTGGCGTCGCCTACTTTCCAGGTGTTGGGTGGAACCTCCCCATACCCCTGTTTGGGGCGTCCCTGTTCTGGTGGTACGCCCTATGCTCTATATTCTTTGGCACTCTGTTCTCCCATTTATTTGGCTTAGTAAGTGTGGAGTGATGTAAAATGCCAAGGCCAGCCTTGAGAACGAGAAGTCGGAAACGCGTTTCCAAAGCCCTGCCTGGAGGGCGAACAAGCATACACTTTAAGCGTGAAATTCCCGGACAAGCCAAGTGCGGTGTCTGCGGTGGCCCCCTTGCGGGGATCCCCCGTCTGCTTCCATCCGAGATTAGAAGACTCAATCGTTCTCAAAGAAAGGTTTCAAGGATCTATGGCGGCCAGGTCTGCCCAAACTGTCTAAAAACGGCACTGAAACAAGCGGCGAGAACTCTAGGTGCTAAAATTTCCAGCTGAGGCTTCTGTAGATGGCTGAAGAGCCTGTGGTTATCTGTATTTGCGGCATGGCTGGAAGCGGAAAAAGCACTGTAGCAAAGAAGCTAGCCGAAAAATATGGTCTAAAATATTGCTCTGGTGGAGATGCCCTGAAAGCTTTAGCCATGGAAAAAGGCTACAAACCCCTTGAGAGGGGCTGGTGGGAAAGCCGGGAAGGATTATCCTTCCTCGAAAACAGGGAGAAAAACCCGGAATTTGACAGGATGGTGGACCAAAAGCTCTTGGAAATAGCGGAGCAGGGCAACGTCATACTGGACAGTTGGACCATGCCGTGGCTTCTCAAAAAGGGCTTCAAAATATGGCTGGAGGCTTCCCCGCGGAAAAGGGCTGAAAGGGTTGCCAAGAGAGACGGGATAAGCATCGAAAAAGCCCTAAAAGCCTTGAAGAATAAGGAGGAAAAAACAAAGGCCATTTATAAGAGGCTTTACGGTTTCAGCCTAGGCGAAGACTTCACACCATTCCATTTAATACTTGACACAGAACACTTGACGGCGGAGGAGGTCTTCCAAACTCTAGTCCAAGTTTTGGACAAAATGATCTTTAACAAGTGATATACCTTCTTCATCACCTCTTTTCAACCCTAGCAATTTTTAAAAGCCATAGCAGAACTACCTCTATAAGATCCTTCGATTGGATATAGTCCAGTCTGGAGGAGAAAGGTTGAGGCATGTAATGCTTGGATTGGCCACAGGAGTCCTTTTAACCGTTTTTTCCTATTTGATGCACGCACCAAGCGAAACTTTTCAAGCATTACTTGTCTTCAACACGTTCTTTGTGTGCATGCTTTTCCCGCTTGAGGGCTCTCTAAAAAGAAAAATGACTGTTCTTTTTGTGGGGAATCTCGCATGCTTTGCCTGGAATACGCTTTTTTCAATGTTTACTGGTGCCGCCATTGTTTATGTCGGTGAAGGTTTTAAGGCGCTTGTTGCTTTCTTAAATTCGCTGCTTAATTTATTGTGGATTGTTTCCTTCTGGTCTATAAGTCTAGCGTTTTTAAGGAAGCATCCAGGAGGCAGGTGATGATTCAGAGTGTTTATTGAAATTCTAGAGGCATTATTTCTGCTTTCAACCGTCGTGATGGTTGCCTATCTTGTTCGACACTACCTCTTTACTTTGGTGGCTCTTAAAACGGCCCAGAGAAAGCAGGTAAATCCAAATTTCGGGGATGCAACCTATCAGCCAACAGTTTCTGTTCTGATTCCGGCCAGAAACGAGGGGCGCGTTATCGGAAGGCTTCTCCAAAGGATGACGGAGCTGACCTATCCAAAAGATAAGCTTCAAGTGATAGTTGTTGATGATGCGTCAAAAGATAACACTGGAAAAATAGCTGATGAATATTCCAAAGCCTACAACTACATCACGGTCATCCACCGTAATGAAGACGAGGGTGGACGTGGAAAGGCTTCAGCATTAAACGCCGGATTAAAACATGCAAGTGGCGAGATACTTCTGTGTTTTGATGCAGACTATTATCCACAAAGGGACATAATCGAAAAACTCGTAAAGGAATTTGCGGACCCAAAGGTTGGGGCAGTGCAGGGCCGCGTTGTGGTTTTAAATGAGCCGCAAAATGTTGTGACGAGGCTTGTTGCACTGGAGAGAATCGGCGGATACCGCGTGGACCAAGAAGCTCGTGACAAGCTTGGCTTAATAACTCAGTTTGGCGGAACAGTGGGTGGATTTCGCCGCCAACTTTTGGAGGAGCTTGGCGGTTGGGATGAGCAAAT
This genomic window contains:
- a CDS encoding EMC3/TMCO1 family protein, producing the protein MEGGGMVPNTPPGSTLFFFLLAATISFLMTLANRLFTDPEKLKAWRKEIAEYYQQLREAQKSGDKKQMEKLMKRQQYILQLNAKISWQSTKVTLLFFIPIIIIWSFLGRMTWEPGVAYFPGVGWNLPIPLFGASLFWWYALCSIFFGTLFSHLFGLVSVE
- a CDS encoding glycosyltransferase family 2 protein is translated as MFIEILEALFLLSTVVMVAYLVRHYLFTLVALKTAQRKQVNPNFGDATYQPTVSVLIPARNEGRVIGRLLQRMTELTYPKDKLQVIVVDDASKDNTGKIADEYSKAYNYITVIHRNEDEGGRGKASALNAGLKHASGEILLCFDADYYPQRDIIEKLVKEFADPKVGAVQGRVVVLNEPQNVVTRLVALERIGGYRVDQEARDKLGLITQFGGTVGGFRRQLLEELGGWDEQMLAEDTDLTFRVYLAGCKVKYVLDAECYEEAVESWRAYWRQRYRWAKGHMQCAFKHTLVLLKSRRLTLVQKIDGLLLLNIYFMPVIVLFSWIISVPLLIMRFSQWLTPFWAATLVSTYSAVGNFAPFYEVGVGAYLDGRTRAQWLIPLLIFAFLYNIPICTKALIDLLLSRATGRNSHRWDKTVHSGNGNCYIGIL
- a CDS encoding cytidylate kinase family protein; the encoded protein is MAEEPVVICICGMAGSGKSTVAKKLAEKYGLKYCSGGDALKALAMEKGYKPLERGWWESREGLSFLENREKNPEFDRMVDQKLLEIAEQGNVILDSWTMPWLLKKGFKIWLEASPRKRAERVAKRDGISIEKALKALKNKEEKTKAIYKRLYGFSLGEDFTPFHLILDTEHLTAEEVFQTLVQVLDKMIFNK
- a CDS encoding 50S ribosomal protein L34e, which produces MPRPALRTRSRKRVSKALPGGRTSIHFKREIPGQAKCGVCGGPLAGIPRLLPSEIRRLNRSQRKVSRIYGGQVCPNCLKTALKQAARTLGAKISS